In one Rhea pennata isolate bPtePen1 chromosome 17, bPtePen1.pri, whole genome shotgun sequence genomic region, the following are encoded:
- the C17H12orf76 gene encoding uncharacterized protein C12orf76 homolog yields MAAVRGWALAAAAARSRPYAVLQKQNLALLGSVLSALLLAIVLLALCVYKPVRRR; encoded by the exons atggcggcggtgcggggctgggcgctggcggccgccgcggcgcggagccggcccTACGCcgtgctgcagaagcagaacCTGG cGCTCCTGGGCAGCGTCCTCAGCGCCCTGCTGCTCGCCATCGTCCTCCTGGCCCTCTGCGTCTACAAGCCCGTGCGGCGGCGGtag
- the ANKRD13A gene encoding ankyrin repeat domain-containing protein 13A isoform X1 — protein sequence MGGEQRLPLPLSSPVAAEPSGARGSPPAPAAALERTEGRETGRGAISKFPLHVLVWNNDYRRLDEELRDKDVDQRDPRGRTLLHLAVSLGYIESAKVLLQHKADVTKENAQGWTVLHEAVSTGDPEMVHMILQHRDYQQTSMTLGGVPELLQKINETPDFYVEMKWEFTSWVPLVSRVCPSDVCRIWKSGAKLRVDITLLGFDNMSWERGRRSLIFKGEDTGGWAELIEINHDDKFVTTERFEISQHMKHLTLGSMTPKRKDVERRLTSPIINTCLDTKNIAFERTTSGFWVWRTEKAEGVNGYEAKVYTANNVNVVTKIRTEHLTEEEKKRYKADRNPLESFLGTVEHEYGAQDLTTEYATINNPTAITLEEYFDPEFELKGRDIGRPKEVTIRTQKFKATLWMSEEFPLSLMEQVTPIIDLMARTSAHFARLKDFITLEFPPGFPVKIEIPLFHVLSARITFENVNGCRTADKPSSQVVGGAQCESSGATFEVDQSVFEIPKSYHVQDDGRNIHVQDEDNEIMQFAIQQSLLESSGNKEMGAHSNGAVAYSQDFNLQYQRALQESFLTSSGNSHCNTPSEPSSFEKDLQLAMELSVREQEEREKQRREEEDTELQQVLQLSLVEK from the exons aTGGGCGGGGAGCAGCGACTTCCTCTTCCCCTGAGCTCGCCGGTGGCGGCAGAACCGAGCGGAGCCCGGGGGagcccccccgcgccggccgctgCCCTGGAGAGAACGGAAGGAAGAGAGACGGGGCGGGG GGCCATCAGCAAGTTTCCCCTGCACGTCCTGGTCTGGAATAATGACTACAGACGGCTGGATGAGGAGCTACGAGATAAG GATGTTGATCAACGTGATCCACGAGGCCGGACCTTGTTGCACCTTGCTGTTTCCTTGGGTTATATAGAATCTGCCAAAGTCCTTCTTCAGCACAAGGCAGATGTAACCAAAGAAAATGCACAGGGATGGACAG ttttacatgAGGCTGTCAGTACAGGAGATCCAGAGATGGTGCATATGATTTTGCAGCATCGTGATTATCAGCAAACATCTATGACACTTGGAGGAGTTCCTGAATTACTCCAAAAGATTAACGAA actCCTGACTTTTATGTGGAAATGAAATGGGAATTTACTAGCTGGG tgCCACTTGTTTCTCGAGTGTGTCCAAGTGATGTCTGCCGCATTTGGAAAAGTGGTGCCAAGCTACGAGTGGATATCACATTATTGGGTTTTGACAATATGagctgggagagaggaagacGTAGTTTAATTTTCAAGGGAGAAG ATACTGGAGGCTGGGCAGAGCTAATTGAGATCAATCATGATGATAAGTTTGTAACAACAGAGCGTTTTGAGATTTCCCAACACATGAAGCATTTGACGTTGGGATCTATGACACCgaaaagaaaagatgtggaAAGACGCCTTACGTCTCCTATTATTAATACATGCCTTGatacaaaaaatattgcttttgaAAG AACTACATCTGGATTCTGGGTATGGaggacagagaaagcagaaggtgTAAATGGTTATGAAGCAAAG gtCTACACTGCAAACAATGTGAATGTAGTCACAAAAATCAGAACGGAACATTTaacagaagaggagaagaaaagatataAAG CTGACAGGAACCCCCTGGAATCCTTTCTAGGTACAGTGGAGCATGAGTACGGTGCTCAG gaTCTAACAACAGAGTATGCCACAATTAACAATCCTACTGCTATTACTCTGGAGGAGTATTTTGACCCAGAGTTTGAACTGAAAGGTAGAGACATAGGAAGACCGAAAGAAGTCACCATTAGAACACAGAA atttaaagCAACCTTGTGGATGAGTGAAGAGTTTCCTTTGTCTCTCATGGAACAAGTCACTCCAATCATTGATCTGATGGCTAGAACTAGTGCTCATTTTGCTAGACTTAAGGATTTCATCACTTTAGAATTTCCACCAGGATTTCCTGTCAAAATTG AAATTCCTTTATTTCATGTGCTGAGTGCCCgaattacatttgaaaatgttaatggCTGCAGGACAGCTGACAAACCATCATCACAAGTCGTTGGAGGTGCACAGTGTGAGTCATCAG GTGCTACTTTTGAGGTTGACCAGTCAGTGTTTGAGATCCCTAAATCTTACCATGTCCAAGATGATGGTAGGAACATACATGTGCAGGATGAAGATAATGAGATTATGCAATTTGCTATTCAACAGAGTTTGTTGGAATCTAGTGGAAATAAA GAAATGGGTGCACATTCCAACGGAGCAGTTGCATATTCACAGGACTTCAATTTACAGTATcagag ggCACTGCAGGAGAGCTTTCTAACAAGCTCAGGTAATTCACACTGCAACACTCCTAGTGAGCCTTCCAGTTTTGAAAAAGACTTGCAGCTTGCTATGGAGTTGTCTGTCCGAGAGCAGGAGGAACGGGAGAAGCAGCGTCGTGAAGAGGAAGACACAGAGCTTCAGCAAGTTCTACAGCTTTCGCTTGTGGAAAAATAA
- the ANKRD13A gene encoding ankyrin repeat domain-containing protein 13A isoform X2, with product MMSSPGRAISKFPLHVLVWNNDYRRLDEELRDKDVDQRDPRGRTLLHLAVSLGYIESAKVLLQHKADVTKENAQGWTVLHEAVSTGDPEMVHMILQHRDYQQTSMTLGGVPELLQKINETPDFYVEMKWEFTSWVPLVSRVCPSDVCRIWKSGAKLRVDITLLGFDNMSWERGRRSLIFKGEDTGGWAELIEINHDDKFVTTERFEISQHMKHLTLGSMTPKRKDVERRLTSPIINTCLDTKNIAFERTTSGFWVWRTEKAEGVNGYEAKVYTANNVNVVTKIRTEHLTEEEKKRYKADRNPLESFLGTVEHEYGAQDLTTEYATINNPTAITLEEYFDPEFELKGRDIGRPKEVTIRTQKFKATLWMSEEFPLSLMEQVTPIIDLMARTSAHFARLKDFITLEFPPGFPVKIEIPLFHVLSARITFENVNGCRTADKPSSQVVGGAQCESSGATFEVDQSVFEIPKSYHVQDDGRNIHVQDEDNEIMQFAIQQSLLESSGNKEMGAHSNGAVAYSQDFNLQYQRALQESFLTSSGNSHCNTPSEPSSFEKDLQLAMELSVREQEEREKQRREEEDTELQQVLQLSLVEK from the exons ATGATGAGTTCCCCTGGTAGGGCCATCAGCAAGTTTCCCCTGCACGTCCTGGTCTGGAATAATGACTACAGACGGCTGGATGAGGAGCTACGAGATAAG GATGTTGATCAACGTGATCCACGAGGCCGGACCTTGTTGCACCTTGCTGTTTCCTTGGGTTATATAGAATCTGCCAAAGTCCTTCTTCAGCACAAGGCAGATGTAACCAAAGAAAATGCACAGGGATGGACAG ttttacatgAGGCTGTCAGTACAGGAGATCCAGAGATGGTGCATATGATTTTGCAGCATCGTGATTATCAGCAAACATCTATGACACTTGGAGGAGTTCCTGAATTACTCCAAAAGATTAACGAA actCCTGACTTTTATGTGGAAATGAAATGGGAATTTACTAGCTGGG tgCCACTTGTTTCTCGAGTGTGTCCAAGTGATGTCTGCCGCATTTGGAAAAGTGGTGCCAAGCTACGAGTGGATATCACATTATTGGGTTTTGACAATATGagctgggagagaggaagacGTAGTTTAATTTTCAAGGGAGAAG ATACTGGAGGCTGGGCAGAGCTAATTGAGATCAATCATGATGATAAGTTTGTAACAACAGAGCGTTTTGAGATTTCCCAACACATGAAGCATTTGACGTTGGGATCTATGACACCgaaaagaaaagatgtggaAAGACGCCTTACGTCTCCTATTATTAATACATGCCTTGatacaaaaaatattgcttttgaAAG AACTACATCTGGATTCTGGGTATGGaggacagagaaagcagaaggtgTAAATGGTTATGAAGCAAAG gtCTACACTGCAAACAATGTGAATGTAGTCACAAAAATCAGAACGGAACATTTaacagaagaggagaagaaaagatataAAG CTGACAGGAACCCCCTGGAATCCTTTCTAGGTACAGTGGAGCATGAGTACGGTGCTCAG gaTCTAACAACAGAGTATGCCACAATTAACAATCCTACTGCTATTACTCTGGAGGAGTATTTTGACCCAGAGTTTGAACTGAAAGGTAGAGACATAGGAAGACCGAAAGAAGTCACCATTAGAACACAGAA atttaaagCAACCTTGTGGATGAGTGAAGAGTTTCCTTTGTCTCTCATGGAACAAGTCACTCCAATCATTGATCTGATGGCTAGAACTAGTGCTCATTTTGCTAGACTTAAGGATTTCATCACTTTAGAATTTCCACCAGGATTTCCTGTCAAAATTG AAATTCCTTTATTTCATGTGCTGAGTGCCCgaattacatttgaaaatgttaatggCTGCAGGACAGCTGACAAACCATCATCACAAGTCGTTGGAGGTGCACAGTGTGAGTCATCAG GTGCTACTTTTGAGGTTGACCAGTCAGTGTTTGAGATCCCTAAATCTTACCATGTCCAAGATGATGGTAGGAACATACATGTGCAGGATGAAGATAATGAGATTATGCAATTTGCTATTCAACAGAGTTTGTTGGAATCTAGTGGAAATAAA GAAATGGGTGCACATTCCAACGGAGCAGTTGCATATTCACAGGACTTCAATTTACAGTATcagag ggCACTGCAGGAGAGCTTTCTAACAAGCTCAGGTAATTCACACTGCAACACTCCTAGTGAGCCTTCCAGTTTTGAAAAAGACTTGCAGCTTGCTATGGAGTTGTCTGTCCGAGAGCAGGAGGAACGGGAGAAGCAGCGTCGTGAAGAGGAAGACACAGAGCTTCAGCAAGTTCTACAGCTTTCGCTTGTGGAAAAATAA
- the GIT2 gene encoding ARF GTPase-activating protein GIT2 isoform X6 has protein sequence MSKRLRSSEVCADCSAQDPCWASINRGILICDECCSVHRSLGRHISQVRHLKHTPWPPTLLQMVETLYNNGANSIWEHSLLDPASVMSGRRKASPQDKVHPNKAEFIRAKYQMLAFVHRLPCRDDDSVTAKDLSKQLHSSVRTGNLETCLRLLSLGAQANFFHPEKGNTPLHVAAKAGQILQAELLAVYGADPGTQDSNGKTPVDYARQGGHHELAERLVEIQYELTDRLAFYLCGRKPEHKNGQHFIIPQMADSSLDLSELAKAAKKKLQSLSNHLFEELAMDVYDEVDRRETDAVWLATQNHSTLVTETTVVPFLPVNPEYSSTRNQGRQKLARFNAHEFATLVIDILSDAKRRQQGNPLTGSKENVELILKSISNQHSSESQDNDQPDYDSVASDEDTDLETNAAKSNRQKSLDSDLSDGPVTAQEYMQVKNALVASEVKIQQLMKVNINLSDELRIMQKKLQTLQSENTNLRRQATTNIYQVQTGSEYTDPTNNSSLKRRPSARGSRPMSMYETGSGQKPYLPMGEVTYPEESITRLQPFPPHVR, from the exons ATGTCGAAGCGGCTGCGGAGCAGCGAGGTCTGCGCCGACTGCAGCGCGCAGG atCCTTGTTGGGCTTCTATAAACAGGGGAATTCTGATCTGTGATGAGTGCTGTAGTGTTCATCGAAGTTTGGGGCGTCATATCTCTCAAGTGAGACATCTCAAGCATACACCATGGCCGCCAACGTTGCTGCAG ATGGTTGAAACATTGTATAATAATGGTGCTAACTCCATATGGGAACATTCTTTGCTCGACCCTGCATCTGTTATGAGTGGAAGGCGCAAAGCTAGCCCACAGGATAAAGTACA TCCCAATAAAGCAGAATTCATTAGAGCTAAATATCAAATGTTAGCATTTGTTCATCGCTTGCCGTGTCGTGATGATGACAGTGTTACTGCCAAAGATCTTAGTAAG CAACTGCATTCCAGCGTAAGGACAGGGAATCTGGAGACATGTTTGAGATTGCTATCCTTAGGAGCTCAAGCCAACTTCTTTCATCCT GAGAAAGGAAACACCCCTCTTCATGTTGCTGCTAAGGCAGGACAGATTTTACAAGCAGAGTTACTAGCAGTTTATGGTGCTGATCCCGGTACGCAAGATTCCAATGGAAAAACTCCAGTTGATTATGCAAG aCAAGGTGGGCATCATGAACTGGCAGAGCGCCTGGTGGAAATTCAGTATGAACTCACCGACAGGTTAGCTTTCTATCTCTGTGGCAGAAAACCAG AGCATAAAAATGGACAGCACTTTATTATACCTCAGATGGCAGACAG CAGTTTAGATTTATCAGAACTTGCGAAAGCAGCTAAGAAAAAGCTTCAGTCT CTAAGCAACCACTTATTTGAAGAACTTGCCATGGATGTGTATGATGAAGTTGACCGAAGGGAAACAGATGCAG TTTGGCTTGCTACACAGAATCATAGTACACTTGTGACAGAGACAACAGTGgtcccttttcttcctgtaaatcCTGAGTATTCCTCAACCAGGAATCAG GGGAGACAGAAACTGGCTCGATTTAATGCCCATGAATTTGCTACACTAGTTATAGATATTTTAAGTGATGCCAAACGAAGACAACAGGGGAATCCACTCACTGGTTCAAAAG AAAATGTGGAACTGATACTGAAATCAATCAGCAATCAACATAGTAGTGAAAGCCAGGATAATGATCAGCCTGATTATGACAGTGTTGCTTCAGATGAAGATACAGATCTGGAAACAAACGCAGCTAAATCAAACAGACAGAAG AGCCTAGATTCAGACTTGTCAGATGGACCTGTGACAGCCCAAGAATATATGCAAGTTAAAAATGCTTTGGTGGCTTCTGAGGTAAAGATTCAGCAGTTAATGAAAGTGAACATCAACTTGAGTGATGAGCTGAGAATCATGCAGAAAAAG cttcaAACGCTACAGAGTGAAAATACCAACCTCAGAAGACAGGCCACAACCAATATATATCAGGTCCAAACTGGTTCTGAATACACAGACCCTACCAACAATTCTTCTTTAAAGCGACGACCATCTGCACGGGGTAGCAGACCCATGTCTATGTATGAGACTGGATCAGGTCAGAAACCCTACCTCCCCATGGGAGAGGTCACATACCCAGAAGAAAGCATAACAAGACTACAGCCTTTCCCTCCACAT GTCAGGTAG
- the GIT2 gene encoding ARF GTPase-activating protein GIT2 isoform X7: protein MSKRLRSSEVCADCSAQDPCWASINRGILICDECCSVHRSLGRHISQVRHLKHTPWPPTLLQMVETLYNNGANSIWEHSLLDPASVMSGRRKASPQDKVHPNKAEFIRAKYQMLAFVHRLPCRDDDSVTAKDLSKQLHSSVRTGNLETCLRLLSLGAQANFFHPEKGNTPLHVAAKAGQILQAELLAVYGADPGTQDSNGKTPVDYARQGGHHELAERLVEIQYELTDRLAFYLCGRKPEHKNGQHFIIPQMADSSLDLSELAKAAKKKLQSLSNHLFEELAMDVYDEVDRRETDAVWLATQNHSTLVTETTVVPFLPVNPEYSSTRNQGRQKLARFNAHEFATLVIDILSDAKRRQQGNPLTGSKENVELILKSISNQHSSESQDNDQPDYDSVASDEDTDLETNAAKSNRQKSLDSDLSDGPVTAQEYMQVKNALVASELTRIAPLKLKIQ, encoded by the exons ATGTCGAAGCGGCTGCGGAGCAGCGAGGTCTGCGCCGACTGCAGCGCGCAGG atCCTTGTTGGGCTTCTATAAACAGGGGAATTCTGATCTGTGATGAGTGCTGTAGTGTTCATCGAAGTTTGGGGCGTCATATCTCTCAAGTGAGACATCTCAAGCATACACCATGGCCGCCAACGTTGCTGCAG ATGGTTGAAACATTGTATAATAATGGTGCTAACTCCATATGGGAACATTCTTTGCTCGACCCTGCATCTGTTATGAGTGGAAGGCGCAAAGCTAGCCCACAGGATAAAGTACA TCCCAATAAAGCAGAATTCATTAGAGCTAAATATCAAATGTTAGCATTTGTTCATCGCTTGCCGTGTCGTGATGATGACAGTGTTACTGCCAAAGATCTTAGTAAG CAACTGCATTCCAGCGTAAGGACAGGGAATCTGGAGACATGTTTGAGATTGCTATCCTTAGGAGCTCAAGCCAACTTCTTTCATCCT GAGAAAGGAAACACCCCTCTTCATGTTGCTGCTAAGGCAGGACAGATTTTACAAGCAGAGTTACTAGCAGTTTATGGTGCTGATCCCGGTACGCAAGATTCCAATGGAAAAACTCCAGTTGATTATGCAAG aCAAGGTGGGCATCATGAACTGGCAGAGCGCCTGGTGGAAATTCAGTATGAACTCACCGACAGGTTAGCTTTCTATCTCTGTGGCAGAAAACCAG AGCATAAAAATGGACAGCACTTTATTATACCTCAGATGGCAGACAG CAGTTTAGATTTATCAGAACTTGCGAAAGCAGCTAAGAAAAAGCTTCAGTCT CTAAGCAACCACTTATTTGAAGAACTTGCCATGGATGTGTATGATGAAGTTGACCGAAGGGAAACAGATGCAG TTTGGCTTGCTACACAGAATCATAGTACACTTGTGACAGAGACAACAGTGgtcccttttcttcctgtaaatcCTGAGTATTCCTCAACCAGGAATCAG GGGAGACAGAAACTGGCTCGATTTAATGCCCATGAATTTGCTACACTAGTTATAGATATTTTAAGTGATGCCAAACGAAGACAACAGGGGAATCCACTCACTGGTTCAAAAG AAAATGTGGAACTGATACTGAAATCAATCAGCAATCAACATAGTAGTGAAAGCCAGGATAATGATCAGCCTGATTATGACAGTGTTGCTTCAGATGAAGATACAGATCTGGAAACAAACGCAGCTAAATCAAACAGACAGAAG AGCCTAGATTCAGACTTGTCAGATGGACCTGTGACAGCCCAAGAATATATGCAAGTTAAAAATGCTTTGGTGGCTTCTGAG TTGACCAGAATAGCCCCACTGAAACTGAAGATTCAATAA